The Amycolatopsis japonica nucleotide sequence CTCCGCCCCTGGTCGGGCACCCCGGCTCGCTCTTCCTCTACAGCGGCCCCACCGAGGTTTTCGAGACGCACAAGGAGACCCTGGCCGATCTGGGAGATCCGACCCATCTCGGCACGGACCCGGGCCTCGCCGTGCTGTACAACACCGCGTTGCTGAGCATGATGTACTCGTCCCTGAACGGTTTCCTGCACGCCGCCGCGCTGGTCGGCAGTGCCGGGGTCGGGGCGGCCGAGTTCACGGAGATCGCGGTGGACTGGTTCCTGCCCTCGGTGATCGGCGGGATCATCAAGGCCGAGGCGCCCACCATCGACAAGGGTGAGTATCCCGGCGAGCTCGCTTCCCTGGAAATGAACGTCACGACGCTGAAGCACATCATCGGCACCAGCGACGAGCAGCGAGTCGACGCCGGTATCCCGGCCGGGAACAAGGAACTGCTGGACCGGGCGGTCGCCGCGGGGTTCGGCAAGAGCGGCTACTCCTCGGTGATCGAGATCCTCA carries:
- a CDS encoding NAD(P)-dependent oxidoreductase: MTDQNLPVAVVGLGPMGAALAAALLDRGHDVTVWNRSPGKAAPLVAKGARQADDIVDAVSASRLLVVCLADYDALYSALGPAREALRGRVVVNLNSGTPKEAREAAQWAEGHGIGYLDGAIMVPPPLVGHPGSLFLYSGPTEVFETHKETLADLGDPTHLGTDPGLAVLYNTALLSMMYSSLNGFLHAAALVGSAGVGAAEFTEIAVDWFLPSVIGGIIKAEAPTIDKGEYPGELASLEMNVTTLKHIIGTSDEQRVDAGIPAGNKELLDRAVAAGFGKSGYSSVIEILKRGAA